AACACGACTCGCAAACAGGCGCTGTGAACGTTCCTATTTATAATACATCAACTTTTCACCAGTTTGATGTAGATACGTTCGGAAAATATGACTATAGCAGGTCAGGAAATCCAACTCGTGAAGCTCTTGAAGATATCATTGCTTTATTAGAAGGCGGAACAAAAGGATTCGCCTTTGCATCAGGCATTGCAGCGATTTCCACTGCATTCCTCCTTCTTTCACAAGGTGATCACGTACTCATTTCAGAAGATGTGTACGGAGGCACTTACCGAGTGATAACTGAGGTACTCTCCCGTTACGGTGTTTCACATACATTTGTTGATATGACCAATTTAGAAGAAATAAAACAAAACATTAAACCAAATACAAAGCTCTTTTATGTAGAAACACCTTCTAACCCACTTTTAAAAGTGACAGATATTCGCGAGGTTTCTAAACTCGCAAAATCTATTGGCGCTCTTACTTTTGTTGATAATACATTTTTGACACCACTATTCCAAAAACCACTTGAACTTGGAGCTGATGTCGTTCTTCATAGTGCTACAAAATTTATTGCTGGTCATAGTGATGTTACTGCCGGATTAGCAGTAGTAAAAGATTCAGAACTCGCTCAAAAGCTTGGATTTTTACAAAATGCATTCGGTGCTATTTTAGGACCTCAAGATTGTTCTCTCGTACTTCGCGGTCTAAAAACATTGCATGTACGCCTCGAACATTCAGCTAAAAATGCCAATAAAATCGCACATTATTTACAAGAGCACTCTAAAGTAAAAAATGTCTATTATCCGGGATTACAAACTCATCTCGGATTTGATATTCAACAATCTCAAGCAACATCAGCTGGAGCGGTCTTATCGTTTACTTTGCAGTCAGAAGATGCACTCCGCAAATTTTTATCAAAAGTAAAATTACCTGTTTTTGCAGTTAGTTTAGGAGCTGTAGAGTCAATTCTTTCTTATCCAGCAAAAATGTCACATGCAGCACTGTCGCAAGAAGCTCGTGATAAAAGAGGAATCTCTAATTCATTACTTCGGTTATCAGTCGGTCTTGAAAATGTTAACGATTTAATATCCGATTTTGAAAATGCCCTTTCTTATGTAGAAGAACCTGTAAATGCATAGAGAAAAAGAAGATATGAGATTAGGTTTTCATATCTTCTTTTTATGCGGTTTAGTTATATTCATTTGAATTTCTTCTTTTCTTATAGTCCATAAAAAATAAAAGTATATCATCTATTTCTAAATAATGGATTAATTGATATATTAAGAAATAAAAAGGGGTGAAAATAATGGATACTTGTGCAGATATTTTAATCGTTATCGATTTACAAAATGGCGTATGTTATAGCGAGGAGCATTTATTTGATTTACAGAACTTACTAACAAAAGTAAATAAAAGAATTTCTTCATATAGAAAATTAAATAAACCAATCCTTTTTGTTCAACATTGTGATGATGATTTAGTACCCGAGAAAGAACTTTGGGCTATTCATACCGATCTAGATGTTCAAGAACAAGATTTTTTTGTAAGAAAAACACATGCAAATTCATTTTATAAAACAAACTTAAAAGAAATTTTAGATCAATTATCTGTAAATCGCATTGAATTTTGTGGCGCCCAAACAGAGTACTGTATGGATGCAACGATTAAGTTTGCCCACGGACTAGGATACGAAAACTTTATGGGACAGAAAACAACCTCTACGTTGAATAATCCTTTTATGTCCGCAAAAGAGACAATTGATTTTTATGAGAACATATGGAATCACAGATTTTTAACGTTGCTAAAAGATGAATTTTAGAATAAATGACTAATGACTTGATCATCCTAAGATTTATCAGCCGTAATCAAATATTTCATTATCACCATAAAGAAGTGAATGACATTCAGCTTCTTTTCTTTTAACCTGTTTTATATTCTATATATATCATTATAATTCCTTTGTCATATTATTTTAAAAATTTCGTATATTCATTTGAAAGAATAAGAAAATCATGATAAAATTGTGTTACAAATATATCTATATCTTTCAATTTTTAAAACGCATCGAAATTTTCACCCAAAAATGTCATTTTACAAAAACATGCTAATTTACCTATTTTATTTACATCCGGGTCTCTTTTCTTACAATTTCTTTACTTTAGGACTTTTTTTCTGCAACAACTATTTTCTTTTCTTTAAATTTTTGGTATGTATAGTATGGTATAATAGCTCACACGGAGGTGGAAAAGAACATGTTAGAAACCTTTCAAAAAGAATTAGAACTATATGAAAGTAATGCAGAATTATTAAAAGTGCTAGCTCATCCTGTTCGTTTATGTATCGTAAAAGGATTAATCGAGCGCGGTCCAAGCAACGTTTCTACAATGTATACTGGCTTAAACATGCCACAATCTACAATTTCACAGCATTTAGCAAAATTAAAAAGCGCTAAAATCGTTTCTAGTGAAAGAAAAGGATTGGAAATTTATTACAAAGTAGAGAATGAAACAATCATTCAACTCGTTCGTGTATTATTAGGTTAGGGACTAATAATCGCAGAAAAAGAACGTATTCTATATTTTTTATCTCATATCTTTAATATAAATATATATCATGAGAGGAAATATATAATACTACATAAGTCGTATTAAAAAACAAGACACAGTATATACTGTGTCTTGTTTTTTATATTGTTACATACTGATCCAAATGTAAATGTTGCATATCTTTTGTATGTATAACAACATCAAACGAACTCCCTACTCCTCCATTTAAAATCATAGAACGAACTGCTCGATTTTGTTTTTGCGTTTCAGAAAAAGGATTCGTATCTTGATGGCTCGTAAGCTGTTCTAATATCCCTGCAGCTAACAAGAACTCAGATTGTTTCTTATGCCATACTGCACTCATTCCTTGCATACTAAACATCTCCTTTAGCTCGTCCCAATGAACATGAGTAGTAAGATCCATTTCACCTGGATGCGCTAGTGGGTTACGCATTAGCTTATGCTGATAATATCCTCGCAAACTTCCTTCGCGGTGTGCTGGATGCATCCATTCTTCTTTTGTGTATCCGTAATCAACTGTAATACATATACCTTTTTGAAACCATTTCGAAATTTCTTTTATATACTCCTCCATAACAATTGGTACTTCAAAACGTTGCCCTTCAGCAATATGAATATTATATTTCAATAAATAGCGACCAATTCTTTTATTTAACGGCCTACATACTTCTGAAAGGTTTCCTTCCTCTGTATATGTAATACGTACTTCATACAATATACCATTTCTTTTCTCAATTACTTCAACAGGAAATGCATCAAACAACTCATTCGAAAAAAGAATTCCCTCGAAAGAATCTCCCATTTCACTATAGGAGGTATAGTACGATACATTAGAAAATGAGCCAAGTTGCTCCTGCTGTAATTTCCTATGAAAAGGGCTCACTTCAATCATTGAATAGTTTAAATTAATAAAGGTGTTTGGAGATAATTGCTTCCATTCTTGTAAAACATCATAGGCAAACTTCCCTGTTCCCCCACCAACCTCACAAATATTCGAAGCAACTTCACCATTTTCAACAAGACGAATAAAAAGTTTAGCAAAAGTTTTTGCAAAAACAGAGGATACATTGCTACTTGTAAAAAAATCCCCTTGTCTTCCAATCTTTTCACGTTCTTTCATATAATATCCATGCCCCTCCGTATACAATACAAGGTTCATATACGTACTATATGAAATTGAATAATCCTTTTCTTTCCCCATCCATTCTCTTAAAATGAGCTCCATTCCCATAATGACTCCTTATTGTAAAAACGGATTATTTTCTTTTTCAAAGCCAATGCTTGTTTCTGGACCATGTCCACATAACACCGCTGTTTCATCTGGTAATACAAATAATTTCTCTTCAATACTTCCAATTAATTCAGCAAAACTTCCACCAGGCAAATCTGTTCTTCCAATGCTCATTTGGAACAATACATCTCCTGAGAATACAGCATTCGCTTCTTTAGTATAATAAGAAATACTTCCTGGAGAATGTCCTGGTGTCTCAAAAATTTCAAAATTAAATGATCCAATTGTTAATGTACCTTCTGCATCAATAATATGATCCGCTGGTTTTGCTGTAATACTGCGGTTCATCATAAAAATTTGAGAGCCGTTTACAGTTGCATCTCCTAACCAATCTGCTTCTTCTTTATGTACGTACACAGGAATATGAAAAGCGTCTCTTACGGCATCAACAGCACCGATATGATCAAAGTGAGCATGTGTTAATAAAACAGCCAATGGTTTTAATTGTTTTTCTTGTAAATATGTAACGAGCTTTTCACCTTCATGACCAGGGTCAAAGATAATGCACTCTTTTTGATCGTTCATTAAAATATAAGCATTTGTTTGTAATGGGCCTAACGGCATTTGTATCCATTTCATATGAAAATCTCCTCCAGTTATTAAACTTACTTTTAATGATACAACATTTCTTTCTCTGAGGAAAAGAAAGGATGCTATCTCGACAATCATTTTTAAAACATGTACAATATAAAAGAGTAAATATTCCAAAAACTCATAATAAGAAATGGGTAGACAGAGGAGGATATTGTATGGGCCTTGTTATTATTTTTACACTTGTCACTCTGTTAGCTGTATTTGCTACGCTTAGAACACTTCGTGAAAAAAACTTTTTCGCGAGCGGCTTTGCAATTGCAACTGTACTCGTTTTCGGATGGTTTACGATCATGACTGTTCTATATAACGGGTATCCACCAGCAGCTTAATTCGTTTACACTTTATTCTTCATCGAGATTTTACACAAAAAGAGGAAGGGTTCCCCCTTCCTCTTTTCATATTTCACAACTTATATCATCTTCGCTTCGTATTTGTGCTTTTTTACAAGCCAAGCTCCTCCGATAACACCTGCATCATTACCAAGTGTTGCAATAGCTAACTTCGTGCTCTTTACAGCACGTGAGAAAGCGTATTGCTCGAAATAGCGTTGAATTGGTTCTAATAACGCATCTCCAGCTTTAGACACGCCTCCACCAATAACAATTTTCTCTGGGTTCAATGTACTAGAAAGGTTCGCTACAGCTAATCCTAAATAAGAAGCTACTTTTTCTACTACTTCACCTGCTAATTCATCACCTTGTCCAAGTGCTTCAAAGACATCTTTTGATGTAATACGTCCTTCTTCAGCTAACATAGAACGCAACATGCTCTCTTTATTAGTCTCTTGTATTTTTTGCATAGCAACACGTACAATACCTGTCGCAGATGCTACTGTTTCTAAGCAACCAGACTTCCCGCAATTACATGGGAAAGCATTTTCTGTAACGACTGTAATATGTCCAATCTCACCAGCAGCACCACTCACGCCGTGTACAATCTCACCATTGGCGATTACACCACCACCAACGCCCGTACCAAGTGTCATACAGATTAAATCTTTTGCACCTTCACCAGCACCTTTCCACATTTCACCAAGCGCTGCTAAGTTTGCATCATTATCAATAACAACAGGTAATCCTGTTTCTACTTCTAATAAATCTTTTAGCGGATAGTTTTTCCATCCTA
This DNA window, taken from Bacillus cereus ATCC 14579, encodes the following:
- a CDS encoding MBL fold metallo-hydrolase, coding for MKWIQMPLGPLQTNAYILMNDQKECIIFDPGHEGEKLVTYLQEKQLKPLAVLLTHAHFDHIGAVDAVRDAFHIPVYVHKEEADWLGDATVNGSQIFMMNRSITAKPADHIIDAEGTLTIGSFNFEIFETPGHSPGSISYYTKEANAVFSGDVLFQMSIGRTDLPGGSFAELIGSIEEKLFVLPDETAVLCGHGPETSIGFEKENNPFLQ
- a CDS encoding class I SAM-dependent methyltransferase, with protein sequence MGMELILREWMGKEKDYSISYSTYMNLVLYTEGHGYYMKEREKIGRQGDFFTSSNVSSVFAKTFAKLFIRLVENGEVASNICEVGGGTGKFAYDVLQEWKQLSPNTFINLNYSMIEVSPFHRKLQQEQLGSFSNVSYYTSYSEMGDSFEGILFSNELFDAFPVEVIEKRNGILYEVRITYTEEGNLSEVCRPLNKRIGRYLLKYNIHIAEGQRFEVPIVMEEYIKEISKWFQKGICITVDYGYTKEEWMHPAHREGSLRGYYQHKLMRNPLAHPGEMDLTTHVHWDELKEMFSMQGMSAVWHKKQSEFLLAAGILEQLTSHQDTNPFSETQKQNRAVRSMILNGGVGSSFDVVIHTKDMQHLHLDQYVTI
- a CDS encoding cysteine hydrolase family protein translates to MDTCADILIVIDLQNGVCYSEEHLFDLQNLLTKVNKRISSYRKLNKPILFVQHCDDDLVPEKELWAIHTDLDVQEQDFFVRKTHANSFYKTNLKEILDQLSVNRIEFCGAQTEYCMDATIKFAHGLGYENFMGQKTTSTLNNPFMSAKETIDFYENIWNHRFLTLLKDEF
- a CDS encoding ArsR/SmtB family transcription factor is translated as MLETFQKELELYESNAELLKVLAHPVRLCIVKGLIERGPSNVSTMYTGLNMPQSTISQHLAKLKSAKIVSSERKGLEIYYKVENETIIQLVRVLLG
- the metC gene encoding cystathionine beta-lyase, with translation MSYSIDTLLLHNQYKHDSQTGAVNVPIYNTSTFHQFDVDTFGKYDYSRSGNPTREALEDIIALLEGGTKGFAFASGIAAISTAFLLLSQGDHVLISEDVYGGTYRVITEVLSRYGVSHTFVDMTNLEEIKQNIKPNTKLFYVETPSNPLLKVTDIREVSKLAKSIGALTFVDNTFLTPLFQKPLELGADVVLHSATKFIAGHSDVTAGLAVVKDSELAQKLGFLQNAFGAILGPQDCSLVLRGLKTLHVRLEHSAKNANKIAHYLQEHSKVKNVYYPGLQTHLGFDIQQSQATSAGAVLSFTLQSEDALRKFLSKVKLPVFAVSLGAVESILSYPAKMSHAALSQEARDKRGISNSLLRLSVGLENVNDLISDFENALSYVEEPVNA
- a CDS encoding DUF2759 domain-containing protein, with the translated sequence MGLVIIFTLVTLLAVFATLRTLREKNFFASGFAIATVLVFGWFTIMTVLYNGYPPAA
- the glcK gene encoding glucokinase; the protein is MEEKWLVGVDLGGTTIKLAFINVYGEILHKWEIPTNTGEQGKHITLDVAKAIDKKLEELGELKSKLIGIGMGAPGPVHVASGMIYEAVNLGWKNYPLKDLLEVETGLPVVIDNDANLAALGEMWKGAGEGAKDLICMTLGTGVGGGVIANGEIVHGVSGAAGEIGHITVVTENAFPCNCGKSGCLETVASATGIVRVAMQKIQETNKESMLRSMLAEEGRITSKDVFEALGQGDELAGEVVEKVASYLGLAVANLSSTLNPEKIVIGGGVSKAGDALLEPIQRYFEQYAFSRAVKSTKLAIATLGNDAGVIGGAWLVKKHKYEAKMI